A stretch of Lactuca sativa cultivar Salinas chromosome 6, Lsat_Salinas_v11, whole genome shotgun sequence DNA encodes these proteins:
- the LOC111891257 gene encoding uncharacterized protein LOC111891257 — protein MTSQETGGMFTVAQTIGSVLCCKCGIPMAPNAANMCVKCLRSEVDITEGLQKHVIIIHCPECDTYLQPPRTWLKAQLESKELLTFCVKRLKNLNKVLRLIHAEFIWTEPHSKRLKVKLKVQKEVLNGAVLEQSYIVEYVVQDQMCESCSRVQANPDQWVAAVQLRQQVAHRRTFFYLEQLILKHDAAVRAIRIKQMDRGIDFFFSNRSHAVKFVEFVQKVAPIKSRNDKQLVSHDTKSNNYHYKYTFSVEISPICREDLVCLPPKVASTLGNIGPLVLCTKITNSIAFLDPLTLRNCFLDAEQYWRTNFTSLLSSKQLVEYIVLDVELISHEVNVSGSKYVMADVQVARVSDFGKNDTIFFVRTHLGHLLNPGDFALGYDLHAANSNDIEIDKYKGLSIPEVILVKKSYEERRIKKRGKPRAWKLKSLNMEVDNGETRGGRVDLEKMNNEYEQFCRDLEENPELRFNISLYRNEEYQKSEMGSVLDDDENAPSVPLEELLADIKLSDDDYGEDDDDDDDEGMKE, from the coding sequence ATGACTAGTCAAGAAACAGGAGGAATGTTTACAGTGGCACAAACCATAGGCAGTGTTCTATGCTGCAAATGTGGGATTCCAATGGCTCCAAATGCAGCCAACATGTGTGTGAAATGCCTCAGATCAGAAGTAGACATAACAGAAGGCTTACAAAAACACGTAATCATAATCCACTGCCCTGAATGTGACACATACCTTCAACCACCAAGAACATGGCTCAAAGCCCAACTCGAATCCAAAGAGCTCCTAACTTTCTGTGTGAAAAGACTAAAAAACCTCAACAAAGTCCTCCGATTAATCCATGCTGAATTCATCTGGACTGAACCACATTCTAAAcgcctcaaagtcaaactcaaagtcCAAAAagaagttcttaatggagctgtTCTTGAACAATCTTACATAGTCGAATACGTGGTTCAAGATCAAATGTGTGAGTCATGTTCACGTGTTCAAGCCAATCCTGATCAATGGGTTGCAGCTGTTCAATTAAGACAACAAGTAGCTCACAGAAGAACATTCTTTTACTTAGAACAACTTATCCTCAAACATGATGCTGCTGTTCGTGCAATCAGAATCAAACAAATGGATCGAGGTATTGATTTCTTCTTCTCCAATCGTAGTCACGCAGTTAAATTCGTGGAATTTGTTCAAAAAGTTGCTCCAATTAAAAGCCGAAACGATAAACAACTCGTGTCACACGATACTAAAAGCAACAATTATCATTATAAGTACACATTTTCGGTTGAAATTTCTCCAATCTGTCGCGAAGATCTTGTATGTCTTCCGCCAAAAGTCGCTTCTACCCTTGGAAACATTGGCCCTTTGGTTTTATGCACGAAAATCACAAACTCAATCGCGTTTCTTGACCCTTTGACTTTGAGAAACTGTTTTCTTGATGCTGAACAATATTGGAGGACGAATTTCACTTCACTTTTATCTTCTAAACAGTTAGTGGAGTATATAGTTTTGGATGTTGAGTTAATTTCACATGAAGTGAATGTTAGTGGGTCGAAATATGTTATGGCGGATGTACAGGTGGCAAGGGTTTCTGATTTTGGAAAGAATGATACGATTTTTTTTGTGAGGACTCATTTGGGGCATTTGTTGAATCCTGGGGATTTTGCATTAGGGTATGATTTACATGCAGCGAATAGTAATGATATTGAGATTGATAAGTATAAAGGGCTTTCGATTCCTGAGGTTATTTTGGTAAAAAAGAGTTATGAAGAAAGGAGAATAAAGAAACGAGGGAAGCCGAGGGCTTGGAAGTTGAAATCTTTGAATATGGAGGTGGATAATGGTGAGACTAGAGGTGGAAGGGTAGATTTGGAAAAGATGAATAATGAGTATGAACAGTTTTGTAGGGATCTTGAAGAGAATCCGGAGTTGAGATTTAATATTTCGCTTTATAGAAATGAGGAGTATCAGAAATCGGAAATGGGGTCGGTTTTGGAtgatgacgaaaatgccccttcTGTGCCTTTGGAGGAATTGCTTGCTGATATTAAGTTGAGTGATGATGATTatggtgaagatgatgatgatgatgatgatgaaggaaTGAAGGAGTAA